From the Candidatus Hydrogenedentota bacterium genome, the window TCATTCGCTTTCTGCTTTCTGAAGAAATGAAGAGCCGCCAAACCTTGGCGGTTCAGCGGCTCTAAAACACTGTGATGCTAACGGCGAGAGATTACGCCGACTTCGCGGCAACCTTGCGCCCTTTGGCGGCCTTGATGAACTTACCGGCCTTGATGTACTTCACGCACACGCGAACGCGACGCACCGTACCGTTCTCATCGATAATACGAATGCGCTGCAGATTCGGCTTCCAACGGCGCTTTGTAATACCAGTCACGTTCTGACCGATACCGCCGGACTTCTTCGCTTTACCGCGGCGGATGACGCGCTTCCCAACATGGGGTTTCGTACCGCTGTATTCACATACCCGTGACATGACAAACTCCCAATTTCGAACTCTGCGGCGCGCCAACACGAAGGGCCGCCACTGTTTACCTGGCAACTCGAAAGCGACAAAGTGTATCATACGTCCATACTCGATGCAACAAAGACAACCCCGAGCAAAAACTCAAGCCATGATCGCTCCTTTCCACGGAACCCAATCACCGTATAACCCTGTCCGGACGGGACTTCTCGGGGTTGTAGCGGCCCTTCTGGGGCTCGTTGCGGGATGCGCCACGTTGGGACAGCGCGTCGAACACACGGAACTGGCGCCCGGCGCGCCGACCGCCCAAGAGGTGCGGGCCGCGCTTGCGGAAAACGACGCCAAACTGACGAATTTCCGAGCGGCAGGGTCCTTCACCATCGAGTCTCCGGAGTTGAAGGCTACGGAGCGTTTCCCCTCCGGGATGGTAGCCTTTCGCAAGCCGGGCGACCTGCATGTCGAAGGCCGCATCAAGCTCAATATCGTCGCTTTCGAGTTGACCAGCCGTGGCAACGAGTTTCTCATTGAGTTCCCTACGAAACGTGACGTGGACGAACGCTACTACTACCGGCTGGAAGGCGAGGTCATCGAGAGCGTTCCGTTCAGTGTTTCTCCATCGGATGTTGCCCGCGAAATGTTCATTCCCGAGGAGTGGGCGCGCATCCCGGAGCGTCACATGCGCGTTATCGCGTACGACGCCGCGGCCCAGGAGGCGACATTGCTTATTGGACCGGCGCGGCATCCGCGCCGCCGTATCGTCGTCCATGGTCCGCCGTGGGTGGTTGTGAAGAATGAGCGGCTGCTCGAATCCGGCGACCCGTTGGCCGTAACGCTTTTGAGCGATTATCACGTATCGGACGGGGTGATGTTTCCCGCGAAGATTGATGTGTCATTTCCCACGCAACAAGCGCGCATGACGTTTGAAATGCGCAATATCCGAATCAACACGACCTTGGACGATGCCTTGTTTCGCATCGCCTGGCGGCCAGGAAAACCATGATTAACGTTACCGAGTACAATCCCACGGAAATTGCCGAGAAGCTGAACTTGAAACCCTATCAGGGGCGCCAAATCTTCCGGTGGCTGCACAAGAAGTGCGTATTCGACTTCGAACAGATGTCGGATCTTTCGAAGGAGCTGCGGCAGCGCCTGAAGGAAGAGTGTTCCGCGAGCCAGCTTTCGCTGGTGAGTATGTCGGAGTCGAACCGTTCGACGGGCACAAAGAAGGCGTTGCTTCGCCTTGCCGACGGTGAAACGGTGGAGACTGTGCTTATCCGGGATCGTGAGCGCAGCACGATTTGTCTCTCGACACAAGTGGGGTGTGCAGTCAAGTGCGCCTTCTGCGCGACGGGTGCATCGGGTTATACGCGGAACCTGAATCCGGGCGAAATCGTGGAGCAGGCGCTGTATCTGCTTGCGGGTGAGGACATGGAGGGGCGCTCGCCAAATATCGTATTCATGGGGATGGGCGAGCCCTTCCGAAACTATGAGGCCACGATGCGGAGTATTCGCCTGCTCATGGCCTCGGACGGCCTCGGCATTGGGGCGCGGCGCATCACCGTCTCCACAGCGGGAGAGGTCAAAGGCATCGAGCGGTTCGCCGAAGAGAATTGGCAAGTACGGCTTAGCGTGTCGCTTCATGCGGCTAACGACGCGCTCCGAACAAAGCTCGTCCCGCTTAACAAGAAGTACCCGATCGAAGCGCTCGTGAAAGCTATCAAGTCCTACATCGAGAAGACCGGGCGTCAGATTACGTTTGAGTGGACGCTCCTCAAGGACGTTAACGATTCTCAGAAGGACGCCGAAGAGCTTGTGAAACTGGCCCGCCAACTCAAGGCATCCGTAAACCTGATTCCATGCAACCCCGTAGCCGATCTGGGATTCGCCGCCCCGCCGCCTGACCGTTGCGCCACATTCCGGGATATCCTCGTTCGCAACGGCATCGTAACGACCCTGCGACGCGAACGCGGGCAAGACATTGACGCCGCCTGCGGCCAACTCCGCCGCAGAATCGCGGACAGCGGGGGAGAGGCGCCCCAAACATCGTAGTGACCGCCGATCACTATGGGCGTGGCTGCGCTTCGAGTCTGTTGTCGGTAATTCACCGCTGTGCTACTATCACACCGATGGCTTGAAAGTGACTTCGGACGGTCGGGGGAGACGACGGTGAAGTGGAATGAGAAGTACCTCAAGATCGGCTGTTTCGCGAGTTTGGTGCTGTTTGTGTGCGCGGTCGGGGTATCATGCGTCCTTTTCAAACGGTGGATGGTCATGAGATTCGACCATCCTGAAGTGTACGTCTGCAAACCAACGGCACAGGGGGTCGCGCATGAAGCGTGGCTATTGGAGGCGGGCTCCATAGGGCGGGGATGGTACTTCTTTGTTCGGAAAGACGCATCGCAGACACCCCATTACATCGAGAACATCGAGCTTGGGTTCTCTGAAGACTTGGCCGGTATGGAGTGGTCGCGTGATGGAGCGCTGTTCGCCGTTACCATGAGAATGAAGGGGAGTGGTGGGGAATCTCGGGTTTACGCGTATGACTTTTCGCAGGACAAAGCGATGACTCCGCCATTCCCTTACGAAACGCTGTGGGATATTGATAGTTTCCCTGATTCCAAGGATATGCCTCAGGAGGCGGTAACTGCGGCCTGGGACCGCGAGCTAAAGGCGCTTATTGACGCGCACGGCGGTCCAGAAGGTCCCATGACCGTAATAGACCAAATAAGGAGCCCACTCCGCGACCTGGACTATCGCGAGTGGATGAAGCTTAAGAAGGAGCTCGGTTGGGGGAACTAGGCTCGGCCTGTCTGATCGGCGCGCACAGGGAACAGGTATTAGCCGGAGACAACGCCCAGTTCCTGCTCCAATTCCTGGTGAAGCGCGTTCAAGGCCGATTCCACCCTGGTCCTGTGTCTTTCAACGGTTTCGGCCGTGTCGTCGGCGGGGGGAGGAATGGGCGGACCGCAGACGCAGACAATCCGTGAAAAGGGTTTCGGCACTACGAACCGGTCCCAGGATCGAAGCCGCCAGGCCCGATCTACGGCAAATGCGCACGGCACCACCGGAACTTGGGTTCGCCCCGAGAGAATGGCAACTCCAGGTTTTGCTTTGCGTCTCGGTCCGCGCGGTCCATCGAGCGTGAAGCCAATGGTGATGCCTTGCCTCAAGGCCAATTCCATCTGACGGAGGGCTTCGCTGCCGCCCCGGCTGGACGATCCGCGAAGAGCCCGCAGGCCAAACCAGCGAATTACGCGCGCGGCCATTTCCCCGTCGTAGCTGTAACTAATGAGTGTATGGTATCTCGTACCTCGATAGCGCCACATGGCCAGCGCAAGCACCTCATGCCAGAACGCAATCAGGGTTTTGCCGTGGGAGGCTATCTCCCCCTTAAGGTACTCGTAATTCCTGATTTCGACGCGGCACGTGAGGAATATAATACGCAGGCACAGGGATATTATCGGCGGCACAAGGCATAAAAGAAGCCTCTTCCGATAAGTATATTTTACCGGACTTGCATAGACAAGCCCATCAAAGCTCAACGCTTTTCGAGGCCTTTCACCAGTTGCCAGACAACACGCGTCCGCGGAGTCGGAAGAGCCGCCTGCAACCCACGGCGTACGATCTCGCCGCTTATGGCGTCGATCTCGGTCGGCTTGCCAGCACGCACATCCTGAAGCATCGAGGATACGTTTTCGCTGGTCTGGACGCACATTGCCTCGGCGAGTTCGACCACACTGTGGGTAAAGCGGTATCCTTCCGTCGAGGCCACCTTGACTGCCTCAACGACCAGGTCGCGCATCAGTTGGCGCACCTCGGGAATTTGCAGGATTTGGCCATTCGTGATGTTGAGCAGCGCGGTCAGTGGATTGATGCCGGAGTTGATCGCCGTCTTCTCCCAGATGACTTGTCCCGGTGAATCCGTGATTTCAACTTGGAATCCTGCCTTGACCAAGACCTGCTGAGCAGACGCCACCGGACACGAAGTCCATGCGCCAAAGCGCGTGACGCCGCGTGCAACATGCTTTACATGACCTTCACCCAGAAGCGTTGAGGCTTCTGAAGTGACCCCCGCCATTAGGTTGGCGCTACCTGCTGTTCCACAAAGTGTTTCAACATTTCCAAGGCCATTCTGAAGCGTCAACACGCTCATCTTTCCATTAAACGCCAACGTACTGGTGAGATTGGACTTAACAAGAACAATCGCCAGATCGACGCTGGCTGGAACAGATGAAACAGCTTTGACCTCTGCAGTGAATTCGCCTTCGGGTGCCTCCACGCGGATTCCACTGCCACTCAAGCGGGCTGCACGATCGGAACGATGATCTACAAGTACAGTATCAATTCCGCTCCGTGAAAGCCGAGCCGCATATAGGCACCCCATGGCCCCCGGTCCGATTACGGCCACCTTCATACCTACTTGTTCCCCTTTCCGCCAACCGAAACCCTAGTCGTTCAGTGCCAGAACCCAACACTCTTTAAACTCCTTGACCGACCTCAACTCGTCGCGCGCTTTGTCAGCATCCTTCTTATTGGAGTACTGGCCAATGCAAATTCGTAAGCGAGATCCATCTTTGGAGGGTATCACACGTACGTCAAAATCGCTCTTGTTCTTGATGCGCGCCACATACTCATCGACCACGGACCGCTTCGCAGCCTCAAACGAGGCAATCTGAACCGTGTAGCCGCCCGAGGCCGAGTCCTTCTCGGGTATGACTTTCTCAGGCGCACCTTCCGTCTTGACCGGTTGCGTCTTTTCGGGTGCCGCAGGTTTCTCTTCCTTGACCGGTGTCGCTGTGGGCGCGGGTGCTGTAGGCGGCGTTGCGGCAGCTACCTCCATCGGCTTGGAAGTGGCCGGGGGGGTGGCTGGTGCCGAGGCGGCCGGTGGCGTGGCTGAAGCTGTCGGTTTTGCCGCCGCCGGCTCTGCCGGCTTGTCCGTTTTTGACTCCGCAACAGGCGTCTTGTCCTTGGTCACGGGCGGTATGTCGGTGACTTGCGGCTTACCCTGTGCGGCTGGCGGAGCAGGGGGAATTGGATTCGAAGGCCGCGACGGGGGCGGAGCAGGTATGTAGGCGGCGCCTCCATCGCGTGTCGTCTTCGCGCTTGCGGTCTTGTCGCCCGATGGAATCGTCACTGGTTTGGGGGAAATTTGAACCCCTTCTTTTCGTACGGTTCCTGACTCGACGGGCTTTGGTGTCTCGGTCTTCTTGACGGGTTCCGGCTTGTCCTTCTCAGAAGTCGTGGCAACTGAATCTCCGGATGCCTTGTCCTTTGACTTATTGATCCCCTGAACAAAACTTCCCGCCATGAAGACCAGAAGCATCAGCAAGAGACCTGCGCAAATCATCATTACCAATTGATAGGACGTGAATTGGTAAGTGGGGGCATCATCCCCCTCGTATCGCTTAGTTTTGTTGTTCGCCATTACTCACCTCAACCGTCTCCGGTTCGGGATTCTCCAGTTCTGCCAATTCTCGCAACAACGCGACGCGTCCGGCTTCGAGCTCGGTGTACGACAGATTCGGGTCTCGGACTTCAATGAGCCGATTTCCAATGCGGTCCGTGTATAACGTGACCCTGGATTCTCCGTCTGAATCGTCCGATTCTTTCAGAAGCCTAAAGACCTTCTGGCGGCGCAACAACTGTGCGGCCAGGAACGCCTTGGCGAGTTCACAGCGGTCTGTGCTCTCGACGCTATTATAAAACAATTGTCTTAATGGAGAAAACCGCTCTGGAGGTTCCTGCTCCACGACTTTTGGATCGATAAATGGGCTTGACCAGACGGCAAGCGCGCCACCGCTTCGGCCTTGCTCCCACGCTTCTTTCGCAAAATCTTCGCGAATAAGCTCTTGATTCTCATACCTAACCAGCGAAATGACCTCTTCGCCGTGCTCAAATTGTCGATTAGTGGCCACACAGGAACGGCCTTGTTTACCTATACGAATATCCATAAAATCCTAATTGGGACTACCGTCTTGCGTCGGCTTTCGTACTCCGATTATTCCGCCACCAGTTTTCAGGAGGTCGACCAGAATCCGGCGTGGCGCATCGATGACACGCAACGCTTCGTTCGCGGCCTCCAACGATCCACTCATCAACGTGACATGGAGCGGGGGCGTTCCCGTGACTTCCCCTTTCGGTTTCACCGTGGGACCCGTCAACCGGAATGCCAACTCAATGTCTCGCTGGGCCAGCTTGTGCCCCTGCACATTAAAATTGTCGTGCAGCAGGGGGATGCGGTCGGCCGCATCCGGATTCACCGCAACGCGGATATTATAGTCCACGTCCCCGTCGGTAACAAACCTCCCGGAACCCTCGATACGAATCGCATCCGACACCAGCTTAATCGAGGGTGTTCGAATTACGTCCTTCTCAACTTCAACATCCGCATGGAGTTGTGAGAACTTGAGAGAGGGGGGAAGAACCATCGTCTGGCTGTCCAATTGTTGCTCCAACATAGCGAGCAAGAAATCGGCGCTAAACTGCCCTTCACCCATCTCGAAGTATCCGCTGCCCTTTCGGGAGCGCGGATCGTCTCTATCTTGGGAATACTCCATCTTCCCTGACATCAATCCCTTAAACGCCAAGGGGAGTTGCAGGTGCTCCATCATATAATGGGCGGGGATTTGCTTCCACTCGTTTGTGGAATGGTACTCATTCTGATTTCGATCATTCTTGATGGTCCCGCTCAGCACACCACCGCCATCGACATTGGCCACATAGTTCGTGAAACCGGATTCGTTCAGCGTGGTGTAAGCCTCGCCAACAAAGTCCGACCCTTTCCATGGTGGCACTTCAATTGAGGAGCACTTCAGGTGGTATGTCCACTTCCAATCGGTGGGCGGATACTTCGTGAAATCGCGTTCAAACGGCACAAACCACTTGCCACTCCGGAGAGACGGCATGTTTGCCTCTTTGGCATCCAGGGTCATTTCACCGGCAGACACTTCTCCTGACTGATTCATGATTCCGGAAAACTGCACGTTCTTTGCCACCATCGGAGCGTTGCCGCCTTTGACGCGAACCGAGACTTCGTCTGTCACGGCACAACTCATGGTTGCGTGCCAGTCTTGGGTCTGATCGTTGTCGCGAATCCACTCATAGGTTGCGGCCGTTCCCGTTCCGTTTTCCACTTGGTAAGGTATGGTCAGACACTTTCCCACGGAAACGAGATCCAACTTGTCCGACGTGGCCTTGGATGATCGCAAAACCCATCGCGTACCGTTGTGGGAAAACTTCGAAATTGACTTTATCTCGGAACCGGCTACCAATCCGGTCACATCGACGGAGAATCGCTTTTTCGGTATGAACTCACCCTGGACCTGTGCGCTTGCGCCCATGCCGATCGGTTTGAGGAAGTACCAGCGATACGCGATGCTGGCCTGTGTTGCATCCACCGAGCCGGAGAAGGTGCACGTGTTGTTTTTCCATGCGCCCTCCAAATTCACGGAGGCCGCTCCCGCCAGTGTCGTGTTACGAATAGACTCGGCGAGCTTTGTCTTTTCCATGCCTGCAACGCTGCCGCTGAGTTTTCCTTTGGCGGTCTTTGTCTTGATGTTGTACTCGCCGCTTGCAATCACAGGCTGTCCCGTGACTACGGCAGTCAACGGGGCCACTTGAACAACATCGCCGTTCAAGCGCAGTGCGCCGGCGATGTGCTCCGCCTGCACGTCGTACTTCTGTTGGCTCACTTTGCCATCCAGCACCGCCAGGGAGGCCACGGGCTGTCGCGACTTGGAATCCCATGCCGCATCCAAACGCCCGAAGGTCAGCGAGACTCTTGGCCATTGACTGTTGGTGGGCGAAAACTTCGCCTGACCACCCGCCGCAACTCCGCGTGCCTCAATAGTCAGATCGTCGCTCGGACCGCGCGCTGACAAATAGAAACTGGCTTCTCCATCCAATGAATACTCCAACTTGCCATACCGCTCAACCTTGCCTTCGAGCAGAGTCTCCAATGCGTCCTGAATGGGCAGCTTGGAGGATGCAAAGGTGAGATCGAGTATGGGCAGTCTCTCATTGGCGAGAATTTTCCCGGACAAAGTCCCAGCGAATTGGTCCGATTCGATGGAGGACATTGAGAGATTGAGCACTTTCTCGGCGGGATCGTAGTTACCGATTGCACTCGCAACACCTGTCGCCGGGCGCATAAACGTGGGTTGATTGCGGATAGCTACGCCCACAAACGGCGCATCGATAGACAAGTCGATCGTCTCGTCGCTACGTCCAGCCAGGCGAATCGAAGGGCTTACGGAGCCGTCCTGCACGATGTGCTGATTCGCAGGCAAGAACACGTTCACATCTGCCGCATTGATTTGAGAGCACGCTGCCTTGATGTCGAAATCTTTCGCAGATGCATATTGCAGATCCAGATGAATCGTCTTTTCCGGACTGCCCTCAAGTTGTCCTTTCAATGTCGCCGCTAATGATGACGAATCCGCTAAGCGAGAGACATCAAAGTCGATGTCCGTGATGGTCAAACGGGATTCTCCCACCACATTTTCGATCGTCAGGCTGCATCCCTTACCCATGACCCGAAACGGGAATGAGGGAGAAGCGGGGGAGGGGGAACTGGTTTTGTCGGACTTGTCGCGCTGCAACCACGGGACATCCACCGGACGATGCACCGTGATACTCGCGCCGTCCAGTTGAACGCGCTCAATAGAGACTTCGCCGTAGAACAGATCCAGCAAGTCCACGTAAACGTAGGCTGCGGGAACGCGACACGCCACCGTCATGCCGCTTGGAGTCGGAAAGGTGACGTTGATTCCTTCCACTTCCAATCCGCGCAGGCCAAACGCAGAAACGGACGAGACCTGGAACTGGGCGCCTATTCGGGACTCCGCATTGTCGAGTACGGCTCCGCGGATTCCTTCGAGCTTGTACTTGGCGAAAAGAGCCGCCCCCGCGAGCGCTGCCGTAAGGACAAGAAGCCCCAGCAGCCAAACCCGCGTATACCGGCCTGACGGCACCCACGTTTCATCTATGCGTTCTTGCCTATTTATCGGCAGACGTACTTTCTACTGCGTCAGTTGCATCCGATGAAGGGGCATCCCATGCGAGTCCCTTCGCGGCAATGATCTGAGCACGAAGTTTCTCGGTCACTTCCGGATGATCCTTCAAGAACTGACGTGTGTTTTCGCGACCTTGCCCCAGATTCTCACCGTTCATTGAAAACCAAGCACCGCTCTTCTGCACCAGCTTGGCTTCAACAGCAAGGTCCAGTATATCACCTTCGCGCGAGATTCCCTCGCTGAAAAGTATGTCGAATTCCGCCTGCCGGAATGGGGGGCCCATCTTGTTCTTCACGACTTTGGCGCGCACGCGGTTGCCGACGTCCTCTTCGCGCTCCTTGATTGTCGCGATGCGCCGAACGTCCACGCGCATGCTGGCGTAGAATTTCAGTGCGCGCCCGCCGGTTGTCGTTTCCGGGTTGCCGAACATGACGCCAATTTTGTCGCGAATCTGATTGATGAAGATCACCAAGGTTCGCGAACGGCTAATCGACGCGGTCAGTTTGCGCAATGCCTGCGACATAAGCCGCGCCTGCAAGCCCATATGACTATCGCCCATATCGCCTTCAACTTCCGCCTTCGGCACCAGGGCGGCCACGGAGTCAATTACGACCACCTCGACCGCATTGCTGCGCACCAGCGCCTCGCAAATTTCCAGCGCCTGCTCCGCGGTGTCTGGTTGTGACACCAGCAGATTGTCAATGTCTACGCCCAGCCTCGTCGCAAATGTGGGGTCCAGCGCATGTTCAGCGTCAATAAAGCACGCGATGCCGCCGCGCCGCTGTGAGTTTGCCACCACATGCAAGGCCAGCGTCGTTTTACCCGACGATTCGGGCCCGAAAATCTCTACCACGCGCCCCAGAGGCATCCCGCCGACGCCAGTGGCGATGTCCAACGACAGGCTTCCCGTGGGAATAGCACGAACCTTGTTGTCGAACTGGTTGTCCCCGAGGCGCACCAACGTGCCCCGGCCAAACTGCTTTTCCAATTGCGCTACCGCGATATCGAGCGCTTTTGTCTTGGGATCTTCCTTTGCCGCCGCCATCCGTCATTTCTCCTTGCGGTATACTGAAAACTTATTCACCACACCCGAAGCGTGCCATTTTTCCGCGCATTTGTCAACCCCCTCGACGTCCACCCCCATGGAGGTCCATCCTACGTGATGCATCAGTGTAGTACATCGAACCAATCTTGTCCATCAATCTCCGTTTGTGGAGCACCTATTTTGCACAGAACAAAGGGGGGAGAATTCATCACGACCTGCAGAGTTCGCCGCGATTGCTCACATTAACAGGCGCGAATCTTGATGCGCAATTTGACTCCAAACGTACTCAGTGATACATTGGTTTCACCAATCGGAGCGGGAATAACTCAGT encodes:
- a CDS encoding lysophospholipid acyltransferase family protein produces the protein MPPIISLCLRIIFLTCRVEIRNYEYLKGEIASHGKTLIAFWHEVLALAMWRYRGTRYHTLISYSYDGEMAARVIRWFGLRALRGSSSRGGSEALRQMELALRQGITIGFTLDGPRGPRRKAKPGVAILSGRTQVPVVPCAFAVDRAWRLRSWDRFVVPKPFSRIVCVCGPPIPPPADDTAETVERHRTRVESALNALHQELEQELGVVSG
- a CDS encoding SPOR domain-containing protein encodes the protein MANNKTKRYEGDDAPTYQFTSYQLVMMICAGLLLMLLVFMAGSFVQGINKSKDKASGDSVATTSEKDKPEPVKKTETPKPVESGTVRKEGVQISPKPVTIPSGDKTASAKTTRDGGAAYIPAPPPSRPSNPIPPAPPAAQGKPQVTDIPPVTKDKTPVAESKTDKPAEPAAAKPTASATPPAASAPATPPATSKPMEVAAATPPTAPAPTATPVKEEKPAAPEKTQPVKTEGAPEKVIPEKDSASGGYTVQIASFEAAKRSVVDEYVARIKNKSDFDVRVIPSKDGSRLRICIGQYSNKKDADKARDELRSVKEFKECWVLALND
- the recA gene encoding recombinase RecA, encoding MAAAKEDPKTKALDIAVAQLEKQFGRGTLVRLGDNQFDNKVRAIPTGSLSLDIATGVGGMPLGRVVEIFGPESSGKTTLALHVVANSQRRGGIACFIDAEHALDPTFATRLGVDIDNLLVSQPDTAEQALEICEALVRSNAVEVVVIDSVAALVPKAEVEGDMGDSHMGLQARLMSQALRKLTASISRSRTLVIFINQIRDKIGVMFGNPETTTGGRALKFYASMRVDVRRIATIKEREEDVGNRVRAKVVKNKMGPPFRQAEFDILFSEGISREGDILDLAVEAKLVQKSGAWFSMNGENLGQGRENTRQFLKDHPEVTEKLRAQIIAAKGLAWDAPSSDATDAVESTSADK
- the rlmN gene encoding 23S rRNA (adenine(2503)-C(2))-methyltransferase RlmN, which codes for MINVTEYNPTEIAEKLNLKPYQGRQIFRWLHKKCVFDFEQMSDLSKELRQRLKEECSASQLSLVSMSESNRSTGTKKALLRLADGETVETVLIRDRERSTICLSTQVGCAVKCAFCATGASGYTRNLNPGEIVEQALYLLAGEDMEGRSPNIVFMGMGEPFRNYEATMRSIRLLMASDGLGIGARRITVSTAGEVKGIERFAEENWQVRLSVSLHAANDALRTKLVPLNKKYPIEALVKAIKSYIEKTGRQITFEWTLLKDVNDSQKDAEELVKLARQLKASVNLIPCNPVADLGFAAPPPDRCATFRDILVRNGIVTTLRRERGQDIDAACGQLRRRIADSGGEAPQTS
- a CDS encoding 2-dehydropantoate 2-reductase; this encodes MKVAVIGPGAMGCLYAARLSRSGIDTVLVDHRSDRAARLSGSGIRVEAPEGEFTAEVKAVSSVPASVDLAIVLVKSNLTSTLAFNGKMSVLTLQNGLGNVETLCGTAGSANLMAGVTSEASTLLGEGHVKHVARGVTRFGAWTSCPVASAQQVLVKAGFQVEITDSPGQVIWEKTAINSGINPLTALLNITNGQILQIPEVRQLMRDLVVEAVKVASTEGYRFTHSVVELAEAMCVQTSENVSSMLQDVRAGKPTEIDAISGEIVRRGLQAALPTPRTRVVWQLVKGLEKR
- the rpmB gene encoding 50S ribosomal protein L28; this translates as MSRVCEYSGTKPHVGKRVIRRGKAKKSGGIGQNVTGITKRRWKPNLQRIRIIDENGTVRRVRVCVKYIKAGKFIKAAKGRKVAAKSA
- a CDS encoding AsmA-like C-terminal region-containing protein is translated as MPSGRYTRVWLLGLLVLTAALAGAALFAKYKLEGIRGAVLDNAESRIGAQFQVSSVSAFGLRGLEVEGINVTFPTPSGMTVACRVPAAYVYVDLLDLFYGEVSIERVQLDGASITVHRPVDVPWLQRDKSDKTSSPSPASPSFPFRVMGKGCSLTIENVVGESRLTITDIDFDVSRLADSSSLAATLKGQLEGSPEKTIHLDLQYASAKDFDIKAACSQINAADVNVFLPANQHIVQDGSVSPSIRLAGRSDETIDLSIDAPFVGVAIRNQPTFMRPATGVASAIGNYDPAEKVLNLSMSSIESDQFAGTLSGKILANERLPILDLTFASSKLPIQDALETLLEGKVERYGKLEYSLDGEASFYLSARGPSDDLTIEARGVAAGGQAKFSPTNSQWPRVSLTFGRLDAAWDSKSRQPVASLAVLDGKVSQQKYDVQAEHIAGALRLNGDVVQVAPLTAVVTGQPVIASGEYNIKTKTAKGKLSGSVAGMEKTKLAESIRNTTLAGAASVNLEGAWKNNTCTFSGSVDATQASIAYRWYFLKPIGMGASAQVQGEFIPKKRFSVDVTGLVAGSEIKSISKFSHNGTRWVLRSSKATSDKLDLVSVGKCLTIPYQVENGTGTAATYEWIRDNDQTQDWHATMSCAVTDEVSVRVKGGNAPMVAKNVQFSGIMNQSGEVSAGEMTLDAKEANMPSLRSGKWFVPFERDFTKYPPTDWKWTYHLKCSSIEVPPWKGSDFVGEAYTTLNESGFTNYVANVDGGGVLSGTIKNDRNQNEYHSTNEWKQIPAHYMMEHLQLPLAFKGLMSGKMEYSQDRDDPRSRKGSGYFEMGEGQFSADFLLAMLEQQLDSQTMVLPPSLKFSQLHADVEVEKDVIRTPSIKLVSDAIRIEGSGRFVTDGDVDYNIRVAVNPDAADRIPLLHDNFNVQGHKLAQRDIELAFRLTGPTVKPKGEVTGTPPLHVTLMSGSLEAANEALRVIDAPRRILVDLLKTGGGIIGVRKPTQDGSPN